A genomic window from Leptolyngbya sp. BL0902 includes:
- a CDS encoding ABC transporter substrate-binding protein, which translates to MAQLSMRGWHSLKGQISRPWRRWRGMVAALLVLVFMLPLGGCSLEQFAKAEANVPRLVLSTLSDPKTFNPILSQESPNIFPWTFEGLTGTDGLTGDVIPALAETWDISEDGKTIVFTLREGLQWSDGEPLTVEDVVFTYDVLFNPDIPTNGRDSFRIGTQGLLPTVTAVDERRVQFSLPEPFAPILRNTATEIIPAHILRPAVETRGSDGTPLFLSTWGTDTPPAQIITNGPYRLGQYIPGERVIFERNPHYWRKDETGNPQPFIDQVVWQIVGSTDTAFLQFRSGGLDSVGVQPGFFSLLKQEEERGNFTIYNGGPDLGTNFFFFNLNQASRNGRPLVDPIRSRWFNDVTFRQAISYGIDRDTLINNIFQGLGAVQTSPISVPSPFFAPPEMGLRTYDYNPEKAKELLISAGFSINGSGQLVDPDGNRVRFTLITNSGNRIREAIGAQIKSDLEQLGIQVDFQPLAFNVLVDRLTDSLEWEACILSLTGGLEPNGGANVWLLDGALHAFNQQAGPSQTPLEGWQAADWERRIADLYIQAAQEIDEERRFELYKETQQLTQEYLPFIYLINNLSLAAVRNTVEGVQYTAIGGAFWNIHELQIAED; encoded by the coding sequence ATGGCACAACTGTCCATGCGGGGCTGGCACAGTCTGAAGGGGCAGATCTCGCGGCCTTGGCGGCGGTGGCGCGGGATGGTAGCGGCGCTGCTCGTCCTTGTGTTTATGCTGCCCCTGGGAGGGTGCAGCCTAGAGCAGTTTGCCAAGGCCGAGGCCAATGTGCCGCGTCTGGTGTTGAGCACCCTCAGCGATCCCAAAACTTTTAACCCGATTTTGAGCCAGGAATCGCCCAACATTTTTCCCTGGACTTTTGAGGGGTTGACGGGCACCGACGGTTTGACCGGAGACGTGATTCCGGCCCTGGCAGAGACCTGGGACATTTCTGAGGACGGCAAAACCATTGTGTTTACCCTGCGGGAGGGATTGCAGTGGTCGGATGGGGAACCGCTGACCGTGGAGGACGTGGTCTTTACCTACGACGTGCTGTTTAACCCCGACATCCCCACCAATGGCCGCGATAGCTTCCGCATCGGCACCCAGGGCTTGCTGCCCACCGTCACGGCGGTGGACGAGCGGCGGGTGCAGTTTTCCCTGCCCGAACCCTTTGCCCCCATTCTGCGCAACACCGCCACAGAAATCATCCCGGCCCACATTCTGCGCCCAGCGGTAGAAACCCGAGGCTCCGACGGCACCCCCCTATTCCTATCCACCTGGGGCACCGATACGCCCCCGGCTCAAATTATTACCAATGGCCCCTATCGCCTCGGCCAATACATCCCTGGGGAGCGCGTGATTTTTGAGCGTAATCCCCACTACTGGCGCAAGGATGAGACGGGCAACCCCCAGCCCTTCATCGATCAAGTGGTTTGGCAAATTGTTGGATCGACGGATACGGCGTTCCTGCAATTTCGATCCGGGGGCCTAGATTCCGTTGGGGTGCAGCCCGGTTTCTTTTCCTTGCTGAAGCAGGAGGAGGAGCGCGGCAACTTCACCATTTACAACGGTGGCCCCGACCTGGGCACCAACTTTTTCTTTTTTAACCTCAATCAGGCCAGCCGCAACGGTAGACCCCTAGTGGATCCCATTCGCTCCCGCTGGTTTAACGATGTCACTTTCCGGCAGGCTATTTCCTACGGCATCGACCGAGACACCCTGATCAACAACATTTTCCAAGGGTTAGGGGCTGTCCAAACCTCCCCGATCTCCGTGCCCAGCCCCTTCTTTGCGCCGCCGGAAATGGGCCTTCGCACCTACGACTATAATCCCGAAAAAGCCAAGGAACTGCTAATTTCGGCGGGCTTTTCGATCAATGGTTCGGGTCAATTAGTAGACCCCGACGGCAACCGGGTGCGGTTTACCCTGATTACCAACTCTGGCAACCGCATCCGCGAAGCCATCGGGGCGCAAATTAAAAGCGATCTGGAGCAACTGGGCATTCAGGTAGACTTTCAGCCCCTTGCCTTCAACGTGCTGGTCGATCGCCTCACGGATAGCCTGGAGTGGGAAGCCTGCATTCTGAGCCTAACCGGGGGGCTAGAACCCAACGGCGGTGCCAATGTGTGGCTGCTGGATGGCGCATTGCACGCCTTTAACCAACAGGCTGGCCCCAGCCAAACGCCCCTAGAGGGCTGGCAAGCTGCCGACTGGGAACGCCGCATCGCCGATCTCTACATCCAGGCTGCCCAGGAAATTGATGAGGAGCGACGCTTTGAGCTGTACAAGGAAACCCAGCAACTGACCCAGGAATACCTGCCCTTTATCTACCTGATCAACAATCTCTCCCTGGCGGCGGTGCGTAATACCGTGGAGGGGGTGCAGTACACGGCCATCGGCGGCGCATTCTGGAATATCCATGAACTGCAAATTGCGGAGGATTAG
- a CDS encoding DUF790 family protein yields MNTLKEIAQVRKSDRTNLILAISERLNLEKAGVDVNQVPVPIVWFKNKLQPKAVLEILDP; encoded by the coding sequence TTGAACACCCTCAAAGAAATTGCCCAAGTCCGCAAATCCGACCGCACCAACCTGATCCTCGCCATCTCCGAACGGCTGAACCTCGAAAAAGCCGGGGTGGACGTGAACCAGGTGCCTGTGCCCATCGTGTGGTTCAAAAACAAGCTGCAACCCAAGGCGGTACTAGAGATTTTGGATCCCTAG
- a CDS encoding nucleotidyltransferase domain-containing protein — MLYADALLRGYHATIANPRWPMPLPLPPTPVPWLQVMTDRIVEQFDPLKIILFGSHARGDATADSDIDLLVVFAELTHKRETTIAIRSILADLPVAKDIVVTTPAEIKEYGDLVGPILRPALREGKVIYERDE, encoded by the coding sequence ATGCTATACGCCGATGCCCTGCTCAGGGGCTATCATGCCACTATTGCCAACCCCCGCTGGCCTATGCCCTTGCCCTTGCCACCCACCCCGGTTCCCTGGCTCCAGGTGATGACGGATCGCATCGTTGAGCAGTTTGATCCCCTCAAAATTATCCTGTTTGGCTCCCATGCCAGGGGAGACGCTACGGCAGATAGCGATATTGATCTGCTGGTGGTGTTTGCTGAGCTAACACACAAGCGGGAAACGACCATCGCTATCCGCAGCATCTTGGCAGATTTACCCGTTGCTAAGGATATTGTGGTGACAACCCCGGCAGAAATTAAGGAGTATGGAGATTTAGTCGGCCCAATTCTCAGACCTGCTCTCCGAGAAGGCAAGGTGATTTATGAGCGAGATGAATAA
- a CDS encoding MFS transporter, with protein sequence MTIFSTFSPAVRANLAVLFAAGLCFWSGLAGLLPTLPLFIETLGGSGQQIGIVMASFAIGLLVARPTLSRLADTRGRKLVMIIGLIAVAMAPFGYLLVQMLPHLQVPVSLAGRDFVVDGSILALIAIRAFHGLSIAAFVVAYSALVVDLAPPANRGELIGYMTLVNPIGLALGPALGGFLYEASGFRVAFLMMGVLGFLGLILVLRLEEPQRPHVDRTNTDATTFWSQLWSGRVRTPAMILLLVGLAFGTLSTFVPLYVREAGLALNVGLIYTASAVASFTSRIVVGRASDRHGRGRFITASLLIYSFAMGMFWLADSAPLFLLAGVIQGFGAGTLIPMIAALMGDRSSPADRGRTFGLAMVGFDVGIALAGPIFGTIADALSYRGIFGLAGVMTFAGLLIFITASSKDLPHSLRFALGQGRDIYAVDGWQGQTNPD encoded by the coding sequence GTGACGATTTTTTCCACCTTTAGCCCAGCGGTGCGGGCCAATTTAGCCGTTCTCTTTGCCGCAGGGCTGTGCTTTTGGTCGGGATTGGCGGGGCTGTTGCCCACCCTGCCCTTGTTCATCGAAACCCTCGGCGGCAGCGGTCAGCAAATCGGCATTGTGATGGCCTCCTTTGCCATTGGCCTCTTGGTGGCCCGCCCCACCCTGTCCCGTTTGGCGGATACCCGTGGCCGCAAACTGGTGATGATCATTGGCCTGATCGCCGTGGCCATGGCCCCCTTTGGCTATCTGCTGGTGCAAATGCTGCCCCACCTCCAGGTTCCGGTGTCCCTGGCAGGGCGAGATTTTGTGGTGGATGGATCGATCCTCGCCCTGATTGCCATTCGTGCCTTCCATGGCCTCAGCATTGCCGCTTTTGTGGTGGCCTACAGCGCCCTAGTGGTAGATCTCGCGCCCCCCGCCAATCGCGGCGAACTGATTGGTTATATGACCCTGGTGAACCCCATTGGCCTTGCCCTGGGGCCAGCCCTCGGCGGCTTTTTGTACGAAGCATCGGGCTTTCGGGTAGCGTTTTTGATGATGGGCGTTCTGGGATTTCTGGGCCTCATCCTGGTGCTGCGCCTAGAGGAACCCCAACGTCCCCATGTAGACCGCACCAACACCGACGCCACCACCTTTTGGAGCCAGCTCTGGTCGGGCCGCGTGCGGACTCCCGCGATGATTTTGCTCTTGGTAGGTCTCGCCTTTGGCACCCTCAGCACCTTTGTTCCCCTCTACGTGCGCGAGGCCGGATTGGCCCTGAACGTGGGCCTGATCTACACCGCCTCTGCCGTGGCCAGTTTCACTTCCCGCATCGTCGTGGGTCGCGCCTCCGATCGTCACGGACGGGGACGATTCATTACCGCCAGCCTGCTGATCTACAGCTTCGCCATGGGAATGTTCTGGCTGGCCGATAGCGCCCCTCTCTTCCTGTTGGCGGGCGTCATCCAAGGCTTTGGGGCTGGAACCCTGATTCCCATGATTGCCGCCCTGATGGGCGACCGCTCCAGCCCTGCCGACCGAGGCCGCACCTTTGGCCTCGCCATGGTCGGCTTTGATGTGGGCATCGCCCTGGCTGGCCCCATCTTTGGCACCATTGCCGATGCCCTCAGCTATCGCGGCATCTTTGGCCTCGCCGGAGTGATGACCTTCGCCGGGCTGTTGATTTTTATCACCGCCTCCAGCAAAGACCTACCCCACTCGCTGCGCTTTGCCCTCGGTCAAGGGCGCGACATCTATGCCGTAGACGGCTGGCAAGGCCAAACCAACCCAGACTAA
- a CDS encoding phytochelatin synthase family protein, which produces MTLGQRRFCALWLAPLAGLLVAAPPLLAQTLPLPDHLTDLNSAEGQARLRDSEALADYVPLTSQFVTQINQAFCGVASMVMVLNALNVPAPLAPEWERGYFTQENLFNDQTEAIIPQATIARQGLTLAELAGILATYPVQVDIHHGSEVSLGEFRDLIRANLDTPGNYVLINYLRRTIGQERGGHISPIAAYDADTDQLLILDVSRYKYPPVWVEADLLWQAINTVDSVSGQTRGFLLIEAQSGDE; this is translated from the coding sequence ATGACGCTCGGACAACGACGATTCTGCGCCCTCTGGCTGGCCCCTTTGGCTGGGCTGTTGGTCGCGGCTCCTCCGCTGCTGGCCCAAACCCTGCCCTTGCCGGATCATCTCACCGACCTCAATTCTGCTGAGGGACAGGCGCGGTTGCGGGACAGCGAAGCCCTGGCCGATTACGTGCCCCTGACCAGCCAGTTTGTCACCCAAATTAACCAAGCCTTTTGCGGTGTGGCCAGTATGGTGATGGTGCTGAATGCCTTGAATGTGCCCGCCCCCCTCGCGCCGGAATGGGAACGCGGCTACTTCACCCAGGAGAATCTGTTTAACGACCAAACCGAGGCGATTATTCCCCAGGCCACCATTGCGCGGCAGGGGCTAACCCTGGCGGAACTAGCCGGAATTTTGGCCACCTACCCCGTTCAGGTGGACATTCACCACGGCAGCGAGGTCAGCCTAGGGGAATTTCGCGACCTGATTCGTGCCAACCTCGACACCCCCGGCAACTATGTGCTGATCAACTACCTGCGCCGCACCATCGGCCAAGAGCGGGGTGGCCACATTTCCCCCATCGCCGCCTACGATGCCGATACCGACCAGTTGTTGATTTTGGATGTGTCGCGCTACAAGTATCCCCCCGTGTGGGTGGAGGCTGATTTGCTGTGGCAGGCGATCAACACCGTAGATTCGGTATCGGGCCAAACCCGTGGTTTTTTGTTGATTGAGGCGCAATCTGGGGATGAGTGA
- a CDS encoding leucine-rich repeat domain-containing protein has translation MSDLALIRQLEDLLGRPLEEIPEARFERHSQAMAVRDWKSPDRIEKGSCSITRKGTVSGLFLRPVTSELLVDFPFWQFSHIRHWFLSQVNLPSFSFLADLKGLTSLDLSDNQISDISFLADPKGSIPLSMKQSTGELPIEVGTAQIQHRIDRGRIPVGTGDLEASPNLFDR, from the coding sequence ATGTCTGACCTAGCCCTCATTCGCCAACTGGAAGACCTTCTGGGCCGCCCCCTAGAAGAAATCCCTGAAGCCCGGTTTGAACGGCACAGTCAAGCAATGGCAGTACGGGATTGGAAGAGTCCAGACCGCATTGAAAAAGGCTCCTGTTCTATCACGAGGAAGGGTACCGTTAGTGGGCTCTTTTTGAGACCTGTAACCAGTGAGCTATTGGTGGACTTTCCTTTCTGGCAGTTCAGCCACATCAGGCATTGGTTTCTATCTCAGGTCAACCTGCCGAGCTTTTCATTTTTAGCAGACCTGAAGGGGCTCACGTCGCTGGATTTAAGTGACAATCAAATCAGCGATATTTCATTTTTAGCAGACCCAAAAGGGAGCATCCCACTTTCGATGAAACAGTCAACTGGCGAGTTGCCCATTGAGGTAGGCACAGCGCAGATTCAACATCGCATTGACAGAGGCCGTATTCCAGTGGGCACCGGAGATTTGGAGGCGTCGCCCAATCTGTTTGACCGCTGA
- a CDS encoding adenylate/guanylate cyclase domain-containing protein, with translation MNLRQKTLLLTTVPLLGFLVLVYASLSVILQRSYHRLEQEDAQRNVQRVEEAVISDLNHLHSLTEDWAAWDDTYQFMRDGNAAYVTSNFQKYAFESLRMNVLVLVNTEGEVIYSNAYDLEKGEFAPVPPGILAQLEADSPLLRFPHVAYHHQGLMRADDHLMLTVVEPILRSDATGPPRGAMLMGRYLNQAVVADLSRRTQVSLTVHPKVDSLDNQGDSRFLNADLQDLLEPMMAEIATRRAANRVQIPTLGRVPSPTRLYVQDRHLIKGYALWPDIYGQPQALLDVTLPRDIYRQGQLSQRSLGLALLGACIISTGAILLLLDRVILRRVVYLSQEVQQIGRSNDLTQRVAVQGQDELSQLSQRVNDMLGELQVSAEKLQEEQQRAETLLLNILPEPIADELMKTQASVPQHFDEVSILFADIVGFTQLSSRFSPIRLVEMLNDIFSSFDALAEQFGLEKIKTIGDAYMVAAGLPTPRPDHAEAMAEMALAMQQVVAAFDLGEDDPISIRIGINTGVVVAGVIGTKKFIYDLWGDAVNVASRMESSGEPGLIQVTAATYECLKDRYHLESRGTIPIKGRGEMETYWLRGRQPNVSPPSLQATPVPGVSVNT, from the coding sequence ATGAACCTACGCCAAAAGACCCTCCTATTGACGACGGTGCCCCTGCTGGGGTTTCTGGTGTTGGTCTATGCCAGTTTGTCGGTAATTTTGCAGCGCAGTTACCATCGCCTAGAGCAGGAGGACGCCCAGCGCAATGTGCAGAGGGTCGAGGAGGCGGTCATTAGTGATCTGAACCATTTGCACAGCCTCACTGAAGACTGGGCCGCCTGGGATGACACCTACCAATTTATGCGCGACGGCAACGCGGCCTACGTGACCTCCAACTTTCAGAAATACGCCTTTGAAAGCCTGAGAATGAATGTTCTGGTGCTGGTGAACACCGAGGGCGAGGTGATCTACAGCAACGCCTACGACCTAGAAAAGGGCGAGTTTGCCCCCGTTCCCCCCGGCATTCTGGCTCAACTGGAGGCCGATAGCCCGCTGCTCAGGTTTCCCCATGTGGCCTACCACCACCAGGGGTTGATGCGCGCGGATGATCACCTCATGCTGACGGTGGTAGAGCCGATTTTGCGAAGTGACGCCACTGGCCCACCGAGGGGAGCCATGCTGATGGGGCGCTATCTGAACCAGGCCGTGGTGGCGGATCTCTCCCGCCGCACCCAGGTTAGCCTGACCGTGCATCCAAAGGTTGACTCCCTCGACAATCAAGGGGACAGCCGCTTCCTGAATGCCGACCTCCAGGATTTGCTAGAGCCAATGATGGCTGAAATCGCTACCCGCCGAGCCGCCAACCGAGTCCAGATCCCCACCCTGGGGCGGGTTCCATCGCCCACCCGGCTATACGTCCAAGATCGGCACCTGATCAAAGGCTATGCCCTGTGGCCCGACATCTATGGCCAACCCCAAGCGCTCTTGGACGTTACCCTGCCCCGCGACATTTACCGCCAGGGGCAACTCAGTCAGCGATCCCTGGGTTTGGCGCTGCTGGGGGCTTGCATCATCTCCACCGGGGCGATTTTGCTGCTGCTGGATCGGGTGATTTTGCGGCGGGTCGTCTACCTCAGCCAGGAGGTGCAGCAGATTGGCCGCTCGAATGACCTAACGCAGCGGGTGGCGGTGCAGGGCCAGGACGAACTCAGCCAGCTTAGCCAGCGGGTCAACGACATGCTGGGCGAGCTACAGGTTAGCGCTGAAAAACTGCAAGAGGAACAGCAGCGGGCCGAAACCCTACTGCTGAACATTCTGCCCGAACCCATCGCCGACGAACTGATGAAGACCCAGGCTTCGGTGCCCCAGCATTTTGATGAGGTCTCCATTCTGTTTGCCGACATTGTGGGCTTTACCCAGCTTTCCAGCCGATTCTCCCCAATTCGGCTGGTGGAAATGCTCAACGATATTTTCTCCAGTTTCGACGCCCTTGCCGAGCAGTTTGGCCTAGAGAAAATCAAAACCATTGGCGATGCCTACATGGTGGCCGCTGGTCTGCCCACCCCCCGCCCCGACCACGCCGAAGCCATGGCCGAAATGGCCCTGGCCATGCAGCAGGTGGTCGCCGCCTTTGACCTCGGAGAAGACGACCCCATTAGCATTCGGATTGGCATCAATACCGGGGTGGTGGTGGCTGGGGTGATTGGCACCAAAAAGTTTATCTATGACCTCTGGGGTGATGCCGTCAACGTGGCCAGCCGCATGGAATCCTCTGGGGAACCGGGGCTAATTCAAGTGACCGCCGCTACCTACGAGTGCCTCAAAGACCGCTACCACCTAGAATCGCGGGGCACCATCCCCATCAAAGGGCGCGGCGAGATGGAAACCTACTGGCTGCGGGGACGACAGCCTAACGTCTCCCCCCCAAGCCTACAAGCAACCCCCGTCCCTGGAGTGTCTGTAAACACCTAG
- a CDS encoding pentapeptide repeat-containing protein: MVSTTLRELIQRYYQAGSRDLHGLDLQGLDWKGAHLADVDLRRANLSKANLFQADLTHINGYQLLLAHGDLREASLAEAVLIEADLRRIHGHRATLVNADLRKAILAHSELSHANLEGANLSHADLSHVNFYWANLRHANLTGANLTGADLTGVKWQDTVMPDGTLRSD, translated from the coding sequence ATGGTATCAACCACGCTGCGAGAACTAATCCAACGGTACTACCAGGCCGGATCCCGGGATTTGCACGGGCTAGACCTCCAGGGCCTAGACTGGAAAGGTGCCCACCTGGCCGATGTAGATTTGCGACGGGCCAACCTCAGTAAGGCCAACCTGTTTCAGGCGGATCTCACCCACATCAACGGCTACCAACTGCTGCTGGCCCATGGCGACTTGCGGGAAGCCTCCCTGGCCGAGGCAGTGCTCATTGAGGCGGATCTACGGCGTATCCACGGGCACCGGGCCACCCTGGTCAATGCCGACCTTCGCAAGGCCATCTTGGCCCACAGCGAACTCAGCCACGCCAACCTAGAGGGGGCTAACCTCAGCCATGCCGACCTCAGCCACGTAAATTTCTACTGGGCCAACCTGCGCCACGCCAACCTCACGGGGGCCAACCTCACCGGGGCCGACCTCACCGGGGTGAAATGGCAAGACACCGTTATGCCTGATGGCACCCTGCGTTCTGACTAG
- a CDS encoding HEPN domain-containing protein: protein MNKIIVETRRWMAYAQRDFTAAQTLAREGDTFAPQICFLAQQAAEKSLKAALIFLQIEFPFRHDLELLASLFPKDWACSQLANLPRLTEWAVESRYPSSLEDPTQEDAQAALALAQEVLSSVQADLVQRGFSLSP, encoded by the coding sequence ATGAATAAAATTATCGTTGAGACTCGCCGCTGGATGGCCTATGCTCAACGGGACTTCACCGCCGCGCAAACCCTGGCGCGTGAAGGGGATACGTTTGCTCCACAAATTTGCTTTTTGGCGCAACAAGCTGCTGAGAAAAGCTTAAAAGCAGCCCTAATTTTTCTCCAGATAGAGTTTCCGTTTCGTCACGACTTGGAACTTCTCGCCTCACTTTTTCCCAAAGACTGGGCCTGTAGCCAACTTGCTAACCTGCCAAGGTTGACAGAATGGGCTGTTGAGAGCCGCTATCCTAGCAGCCTAGAAGATCCAACCCAAGAGGATGCCCAAGCTGCCTTGGCACTGGCCCAGGAAGTGCTGTCATCCGTCCAAGCTGACTTGGTACAGCGGGGTTTTTCACTGTCGCCCTAG
- a CDS encoding nucleotidyltransferase family protein — protein sequence MQRETVLEFLKQHQTALKDLGVRSLALFGSVARDETTPTSDIDILVELEPPITFDRYMDIKFYLEDNLGKKVDLVSWKSLKPQLQEIVEKEAVHVP from the coding sequence ATGCAGCGTGAGACAGTTCTGGAATTCTTAAAGCAACATCAAACGGCATTAAAGGATTTGGGAGTGCGATCCCTTGCTCTATTTGGTTCAGTGGCACGGGATGAAACTACCCCCACAAGCGATATTGATATTCTGGTTGAGTTGGAACCACCGATCACCTTTGATCGCTATATGGATATCAAGTTTTACCTAGAAGACAACCTGGGCAAAAAGGTGGATCTTGTAAGCTGGAAATCACTTAAGCCTCAGCTACAAGAGATAGTAGAAAAAGAGGCCGTCCATGTCCCGTGA